The Magnolia sinica isolate HGM2019 chromosome 9, MsV1, whole genome shotgun sequence genome contains a region encoding:
- the LOC131256663 gene encoding transcription factor bHLH35-like produces MENIDEYNSYWETKMFLQNEEFDSWGWDEAISGYYDSSSPDGVASSTSAKNIMSERNRRKKLNERLFSLRAVVPNITKMDKASIIKDAIDYIQELHEQERKIQAEITELENCKHKKMPNCDVDRDITSLSRLKKKKMDQCREQGIVGGSRVPTIEVLELRVSEVGERTSVISITCNKKTDTMVKLCEVFESLKLKIITANITAFSGRLLKTIFVEADEGEKAQLKAKIETALADLDAPKSSMRF; encoded by the exons ATGGAGAACATCGATGAATACAACTCCTATTGGGAAACTAAGATGTTCCTACAAAACGAAGAATTTGACAG TTGGGGATGGGATGAAGCGATATCAGGGTACTATGATTCAAGTTCTCCCGATGGAGTGGCATCTTCGACATCGGCTAAAAACATTATGTCGGAGAGAAATAGGAGGAAGAAGCTCAATGAAAGGCTCTTTTCACTTCGAGCGGTGGTCCCCAACATCACTAAG ATGGACAAGGCATCGATAATTAAAGACGCAATCGATTATATTCAAGAGCTTCATGAGCAAGAGAGAAAGATTCAGGCCGAGATCACCGAACTCGAGAATTGCAAGCATAAAAAAATGCCCAATTGTGATGTGGACCGAGATATTACGTCCCTTtcaagattgaagaagaagaaaatggatcAATGCCGCGAGCAGGGTATCGTTGGAGGATCGCGAGTGCCTACCATTGAGGTTTTGGAA CTTAGGGTTTCTGAAGTGGGAGAGAGGACCTCAGTTATAAGCATTACATGCAATAAGAAGACAGATACAATGGTGAAGCTTTGTGAGGTTTTTGAATCTCTGAAGCTAAAAATCATCACAGCAAACATCACTGCCTTCTCTGGCAGGCTTTTAAAGACCATTTTCGTGGAG GCTGACGAAGGAGAGAAAGCTCAGTTGAAAGCGAAGATTGAAACCGCTTTAGCAGATCTGGACGCACCAAAAAGCTCTATGCGCTTTTAG